Proteins co-encoded in one Rhopalosiphum maidis isolate BTI-1 chromosome 2, ASM367621v3, whole genome shotgun sequence genomic window:
- the LOC113552138 gene encoding putative U5 small nuclear ribonucleoprotein 200 kDa helicase → MADAAARQLQYEYKANSNLVLQADVRLIDRRNRDEATGEVCSLVGKLEGTKMGDRFQRTKPVKAEERKAKRQKRDEAQYDFARMKGTTLLSDGVDDMVGIMYRPKTQETRQTYEVLLSFIQEALGDQPRDILCGAADEVLAVLKNDRLKDKEKKSDTESLLGSLADERFALLVNLGKKITDFGTDEKGIANTEDNIDETYGINVQFEESEEEDDEDVYGEIREGDDHEDEGEESKLDATIHAENLDKRSGKKPVEQAKKEKNLHALDIDAYWLQRSLSKYYSDAMASQAKAAEVLAVLKNAGDDRDCENQLVLLLGYDCFDFIKLLKKNRLMILYCTLLASSQSESERAALRKKMESDPFLARILRQMDTKEVDDIKESSASAANKKRRAADEDDDDMNTGDPKQQVAGTRKVLDLDDLVFAQGSHFMSNKRCQLPDGSFRKQRKGYEEVHVPALKPKPYNQDESLVPIDKLPKYVQPAFEDFKTLNRIQSRLQKSALESDENLLLCAPTGAGKTNVALLCMLREIGKHINSDGTINADEFKIIYIAPMRSLVQEMVGSFGKRLSSYNLTVSELTGDHQLTREQIQATQIIVCTPEKWDIITRKGGEKTFVSLVRLIIIDEIHLLHDERGPVLEALVARTIRNIETIQEDVRLVGLSATLPNYQDVATLLRVSPDTGLFYFDNSFRPVPLEQQYIGITEKKAVKRFQVMNEIVYEKIMEHAGRNQILVFVHSRKETGKTARAIRDMCLEKDTLGQFLREGSASMEVLRTEAEQVKNQELRDLLPYGFAIHHAGMTRVDRTLVEDLFADRHIQVLISTATLAWGVNLPAHTVIIKGTQVYSPEKGRWVELGALDVLQMLGRAGRPQYDTKGEGILITNHSELQYYLSLLNQQLPIESQMVSKLPDMLNAEIVLGTIQSVKEAVTWLGYSYLYIRMLRSPALYTITQEKLEVDPLLEAHRADIVHTAAIQLERSNLIKYDRKSGYFQVTELGRIASHYYCTHDTMATYNQLLKPTLSEIELFRVFSLSGEFRHIGVRDEEKLELQKLMERVPIPIKEGIEEPSAKINILLQAYISQLKLEGFALMSDMVFVTQSAARLMRAIFEIVLHRGWAQLADKALSLCKMIDRRMWQSMSPLRQFRKMPEEIVRKIEKKNFPWERLYDLGPSEIGELIRVPKLGKTIHRYVHQFPKLELSTHIQPVTRSTLRVELTITPDFQWDEKLHGNSEAFWVLVEDVDSEVVLHHEFFLLKAKYATDEHMLKFFVPVFEPLPPQYFLRIVSDRWIGSETQLPVSFRHLLLPEKNVPPTELLDLQPLPVSALRNKVFEELYAERFHQFNPIQTQVFNAVYNSDENVFIGAPTGSGKTAIAEFALYRLLSQNPDHRCVYLVAKESQAELIYSSWHVIFGIGLARKVVLLTGEIGTDLKLLAKGQIIVTTAEKWDVLSRRWKQRKNVQNINLFIVDELQLIGGEDGPVLEIVCSRMRYIASQTEKQMRVVALSAPLADARDLALWLGAPATTTFNFHPSVRPVPLELHVQGYNVTHNATRLVAMGKPTYNAILKYSLEKPVIIFVPSRKQARLTAIDLLTYTAADNQSNRFIHAEEDDIKPFVEKISDKTLKETLLQGVAYLHEGVSAQDQRWVQQLFFTGAIQVVVVTRSLCWALSITSHLVIIMDTQFYDGKTHTYEDYPITDVIQMVGRANRPLDDDDSKCVLMCQSSKKDFFKKFLNEPLPVESHLDHRLHDHFNAEIVTKTIENKQDAVDYMTWTFLYRRLTQNANYYNLQGVSHRHLSDYLSELVETTLNDLNQSKCISIEDEIDCIPLNLGMIAAYYYINYTTIELFSLSLNNKTKIRGLLEIISSAAEYEKIPVRHREDTLLKSLAQRLPNKLQPASGQTSIRYNDPHVKVNLLLQAHLSRLQLGAELQGDTEVILARAIRLIQACVDVLSSNGWLSPAVAAMELAQMITQAMWAKDSYLKQLPHFTSDIIKRCTDKGIETVFDIMELEDEDRIKLLQLGDGEMADVARFCNRYPNIELSYEVANKNRISAGSSVNVTVSLEREDEVVGPVIAPFFPQKREEGWWLVIGDPKNNSLLSIKRLTLQQKAKVKLDFVAPNPGNYSYTLYFMSDAYMGCDQEYKMNIDVGDYDSAESESD, encoded by the exons atggCTGACGCAGCTGCCCGTCAGCTTCAATACGAGTACAAAGCG aaTTCTAATCTTGTATTACAAGCTGATGTGCGACTGATCGATCGACGTAATCGCGATGAGGCCACGGGTGAAGTATGTTCGTTGGTTGGAAAACTGGAAGGTACTAAGATGGGTGATCGTTTTCAAAGGACCAAACCTGTGAAAGCAGAAGAAAGAAAAGCTAA GAGACAAAAGCGTGATGAAGCACAATATGACTTTGCTCGAATGAAAGGAACAACACTATTATCAGATGGCGTTGATGACATGGTTGGAATTATGTACAGACCTAAAACACAAGAGACTAGACAAACTTATGAAGTCTTATTAAGTTTCATACAGGAGGCACTTGGTGATCAG cctAGAGATATTCTGTGTGGTGCAGCTGATGAAGTTTTAGCTGTACTTAAAAACGATCGTCTTAAAGataaagagaaaaaaagtGACACTGAAAGTTTACTAGGTTCATTGGCTGATGAACGATTTGCACTCTTAGTAAATTTAGGGAAGAAAATTACTGACTTTGGAACTGATGAAAAAGGCATAGCTAATACAG aAGATAACATTGATGAAACATATGgtataaatgttcaatttgAAGAAAGTGAAGAAGAAGACGATGAAGATGTATATGGTGAAATTCGTGAAGGTGATGATCATGAAGATGAAGGTGAAGAATCAAAATTAGATGCTACTATTCATGCAGAAAAT ctgGATAAACGCTCTGGTAAAAAACCAGTTGAACAagctaaaaaagaaaaaaatctgcATGCATTGGATATTGATGCTTATTGGCTTCAACGAAGTTTGtccaaatattatagtgatgcTATGGCATCTCAAGCTAAAGCAGCAGAAGTATTAGCTGTATTGAAAAATGCTGGTGATGATCGTGACTGTGAAAACCAGCTAGTTCTCTTACTTGGTTATGATTGCtttgatttcattaaattattgaaaaaaaatcgactCATga ttttgtattgCACGCTATTGGCGTCATCACAGAGTGAATCTGAACGTGCAGCTTTGCGTAAAAAAATGGAATCTGATCCATTTTTAGCAAGAATTTTACGTCAAATGGATACTAAAGAGGTAGATGACATTAAAGAAAGTAGTGCAAGTGCTGCCAATAAAAAAAGACGTGCTGCTGATGAAGATGATGATGACATGAATACTGGTGATCCTAAACAACAGGTTGCTGGTACCAGAAAAGTTTTAGATTTAGATGATTTAGTATTTGCTCAAGGATCTCATTTTATGTCTAATAAAAGATGTCAGCTCCCAGATGGATCATTCAGAAAGCAACGTAAag gttatgaAGAAGTTCATGTGCCTGCATTAAAACCAAAACCTTATAATCAAGATGAGTCTTTAGTACCGATTGACAAGTTACCAAAGTATGTTCAACCTGCTTTTGAAGATTTCAAAACACTTAATAGAATACAATCAAGACTTCAAAAAAGTGCACTAGAATCTGATGAAAATTTGTTGCTTTGTGCTCCtaca ggggCTGGTAAAACAAATGTTGCCCTATTATGTATGCTGAGAGAAATTGGAAAACATATCAATAGTGATGGTACTATAAATGCTGatgagtttaaaataatttatattgctcCCATGAGATCATTGGTACAAGAAATGGTTGGAAGTTTTGGAAAG AGATTAAGTAGTTATAATCTAACAGTATCTGAATTAACTGGTGATCATCAACTAACGCGTGAGCAGATACAAGCTActcaaattattgtttgtacaCCAGAAAAATGGGATATTATAACTAGGAAAGGCGGTGAAAAaacttttgtttcactagtcagattaataattatt gatgaaatacatttattacatgaTGAACGTGGACCAGTCCTTGAAGCTTTAGTGGCCAGAACAATTCGTAATATAGAAACTATACAAGAGGATGTTCGCTTAGTTGGACTTAGTGCTACATTACCTAATTATCAAGATGTTGCAACACTACTTAGAGTTAGTCCTGATACT ggtctattttattttgataactcATTTAGACCAGTCCCATTAGAGCAACAGTACATTGgtataacagaaaaaaaagctGTTAAACGTTTTCAAGTTATGAATGAAATTGTTTATGAGAAAATTATGGAACATGCTGGGCGTAATCAGATTTTAGTATTTGTTCATTCTAGAAAAGAAAcag gtaAAACTGCAAGAGCTATTAGGGATATGTGTTTGGAGAAAGATACCCTTGGACAATTCTTACGTGAAGGATCCGCATCTATGGAAGTTTTGCGCACTGAAGCTGAACAAgtcaaa aatcAAGAGCTTAGAGATTTACTGCCCTATGGCTTTGCTATCCATCATGCTGGTATGACCCGTGTAGACAGAACTTTAGTTGAAGATTTATTTGCTGATCGTCACATTCAAGTACTAATATCTACAGCAACTTTGGCCTGGGGAGTAAATTTACCTGCTCatactgttataattaaaGGTACTCAAGTTTATAGTCCAGAAAAAGGTCGCTGGGTAGAACTTGGTGCATTAGATGTTTTacag aTGTTGGGTCGTGCTGGACGTCCTCAATATGATACAAAAGGTGAAGGAATACTTATTACAAATCACAGTGAgcttcaatattatttgtctTTATTAAATCAACAGCTTCCAATTGAATCACAAATGGTTTCGAAATTACCGGATATGTTAAATGCAGAAATTGTACTTG gtACCATACAAAGTGTTAAAGAAGCTGTCACATGGTTgggttatagttatttatatattcgtatGTTGCGTTCTCCTGCTTTATACACTATTACTCAAGAAAAGTTGGAAGTAGATCCATTGTTGGAAGCACATAGAGCAGATATTGTTCATACAGCTGCAATACAATTAGAAAGAAGTAATCTCATTAAATATGATCGAAAGTCTGGTTATTTCCAG gtAACTGAACTTGGACGTATTGCTAGTCATTATTATTGCACTCATGACACAATGGCTacatataatcaattattaaaaccaaCATTGAgtgaaattgaattatttagagTGTTTTCGTTATCCGGAGAATTTCGTCATATTGGAGTAAGAGATGAAGAAAAATTAGAATTGCAAAAATTAATGGAACGTGTACCAATTCCTATTAAAGAAGGTATAGAAGAACCTAGTgcaaag ataaatatattgcttCAAGCATATATATCTCAGTTGAAACTTGAAGGTTTTGCATTGATGTCTGATATGGTATTTGTGACTCAATCAGCTGCTCGTTTAATGCGTgctatttttgaaattgttctGCATCGTGGTTGGGCGCAGCTAGCGGATAAAGCTCTAAGTCTTTGTAAGATGATTGATCGACGTATGTGGCAAAGCATGTCACCACTAAGACAATTTAGAAAAATGCCTGAAGAAATTgtaagaaaaattgaaaaaaaaaatttccctTGGGAAAGATTATATGATCTTGGCCCTAGTGAAATTGGTGAATTAATCCGTGTTCCAAAACTTGGAAAAACAATCCATAGATATGTACATCAATTTCCAAAATTAGAATTATCCACACATATTCAACCAGTAACTAG ATCTACATTAAGAGTGGAATTGACAATTACTCCAGACTTTCAATGGGATGAAAAATTACATGGAAATTCTGAAGCATTTTGGGTACTGGTTGAAGACGTGGATTCTGAAGTGGTTCTTCATCATGAATTCTTTTTACTAAAAGCTAAATATGCTACTGATGAACATATGCTTAAATTTTTTGTCCCAGTTTTTGAACCTTTGCCACCTCAATATTTCCTCCG AATTGTTTCTGACCGTTGGATTGGTTCAGAAACTCAATTACCTGTTTCATTTAGACATTTGCTACTtccagaaaaaaatgttccaCCTACTGAACTTTTGGACTTGCAGCCACTTCCG GTATCTGCTCTTCGTAATAAAGTATTTGAGGAACTTTACGCTGAGAGATTCCATCAATTCAATCCTATTCAAACACAAGTATTTAATGCTGTATATAATAGTGatgaaaatgtgtttattgGTGCTCCAACTGGATCTGGAAAAACTGCTATTGCTGAATTTGCACTTTATCGTCTTCTAAGTCAAAATCCAGACCATCGTTGTGTTTACTTAGTTGCTAAAGAATCTCAAGCTGAACTAATTTATTCTAGCTGGCATGTAATTTTTGGTATTGGACTTGCTAGAAAAGTAGTGCTGTTAACAGGAGAAATTGGTACAGATTTAAAG ttgttaGCTAAAGgacaaataattgtaacaaCTGCAGAGAAGTGGGATGTATTGTCTCGTAGATGGAAGCAAAGGAAAAATGTCCAAAACATTAATCTTTTTATTGTTGATGAACTTCAA ttaattggaGGTGAAGATGGGCCGGTATTAGAAATTGTTTGCTCTAGAATGCGGTATATTGCTTCACAGACTGAAAAACAAATGCGTGTAGTTGCTCTTTCTGCTCCATTAGCTGATGCTAGAGATTTAGCACTGTGGTTAGGAGCTCCAGCTACTACCACATTCAATTTTCATCCCAGTGTCAGACCTGTACCATTAGAACTTCATGTTCAA ggaTACAATGTCACTCACAATGCTACCAGATTAGTAGCAATGGGCAAACCAACATATAATGCTATACTAAAGTACAGTTTAGAGAAacctgtaataatatttgttccatCAAGAAAACAGGCTCGACTTACAGCTATTGACTTGTTAACATACACTGCCGCTGATAATCAATCCAACCGTTTTATACATGCCGAAGAAGATGATATCAAGCCATTTGTTGAGAAAATTTCTGATAAG acatTGAAAGAGACTCTGCTCCAAGGAGTAGCTTATTTACATGAAGGTGTTAGTGCTCAAGATCAACGATGGGTCCaacaactattttttactGGAGCCATTCAAGTGGTAGTTGTTACAAGAAGTCTTTGTTGGGCTTTGAGTATTACATctcatttagttattattatggatACACAATTTTATGATGGAAAAACACACAC TTATGAAGATTATCCTATTACTGATGTTATTCAAATGGTGGGAAGAGCTAATCGACCATTAGATGATGATGATTCAAAATGTGTATTGATGTGTCAATCATCAAAAAAAGATTTCTTTAAGAAGTTCTTAAATGAACCATTACCAGTAGAA AGTCATTTGGACCACAGATTACACGATCATTTCAATGCTGAAATTGTAACAAAAACTATTGAGAATAAACAGGATGCAGTTGATTACATGACTTGGACTTTCCTTTATAGGCGACTTACACAAAAtgccaattattataatttacaaggtGTTTCACATAGGCATTTATCTGATTACCTGTCAGAACTTGTTGAAACTACATTAAATGACTTAAATCAATCAAAG tgtATTAGTATTGAAGATGAGATTGATTGTATTCCATTGAATTTGGGCATGATTGctgcatattattacattaactaTACAACTATTG agttattttcattatcactcaacaataaaacaaaaattcggGGGCTGTTAGAGATTATTAGTTCAGCTGCTGAGTATGAAAAAATACCTGTAAGACACCGTGAAGATACTTTACTTAAAAGTCTTGCCCAGCGTTTGCCAAATAAGTTGCAGCCAGCTTCTGGTCAAACATCTATACGGTACAATGATCCTCATGTCAAGGTTAATTTGTTACTTCAAGCTCATTTATCACGCTTACAACTAGGCGCAGAATTACAAGGAGACACTGAAGTTATATTGGCtaga gctATACGTTTAATTCAAGCATGTGTTGATGTACTGAGTTCTAATGGTTGGTTATCTCCTGCTGTCGCTGCAATGGAATTAGCTCAAATGATTACTCAAGCAATGTGGGCTAAAGATTCGTACCTTAAACAATTACCTCATTTTACatcagatattattaaaagatgtACAGATAag GGTATAGAAACAGTATTTGATATAATGGAACTTGAAGATGAAGACCGCATTAAGTTACTGCAGCTTGGTGATGGTGAAATGGCTGATGTTGCGAGATTCTGTAATCGTTATcctaatattgaattaagttATGAGGTGGCAAATAAAAACCGCATATCTGCTGGTTCCAGTGTAAATGTCACTGTAAGTTTAGAAAGAGAAGACGAAGTTGTTGGGCCTGTTATTGCTCCATTCTTCCCACAA aaaAGAGAAGAAGGTTGGTGGTTAGTAATAGGAGatcctaaaaataattctttgctatcaattaaaagGTTAACACTACAACAAAAAGCCAAAGTGAAATTAGATTTTGTAGCACCCAATCCAG gaaattaCTCTTACACTTTGTATTTTATGAGTGATGCATATATGGGTTGTGATCAGGAGTACAAAATGAATATTGACGTTGGTGATTATGATTCTGCCGAAAGTGAGTCAGATTAA